Proteins from one Gossypium raimondii isolate GPD5lz chromosome 8, ASM2569854v1, whole genome shotgun sequence genomic window:
- the LOC105790918 gene encoding kinesin-like protein KIN-14T isoform X2: MGKSIQNLGETIHSLLGFKSHLTSTWVKSVCEIVKKLPSGNEKDDESAAKEISKIKEEMAALTHCINQSNIQRGQLLHDLLDLKGNIRVFCRVRPFTLEESIGGGIGGIGAVVALDTSNLLLKLGDNKTKRYTFDNVFQGSSQDGIFSKVEPVIKSVLDGYNASIFAYGQTGTGKTFTMEGTLDSPGIVPRTIETLFKQALDSNHTFLITFSMLEIYLGNLKDLLVPQATRATDPLPPCLSIQTDPKGGIGIENLVSIQVSDFNQALKLYRLGCQLRSTASTNSNTTSSRSHCMIRISMTCFDAPERRRETNKIWLVDLGGSERVVKTKAWGRRLDEGKAINLSLSALGDVIHALQRKKSHIPYRNSKLTQVLKDSLGEDSKTLMLVHVSPKEEDLCETICSLNFAARVKSVQLGHEESNEVRNQREAAMKNLHQTIKKIEDERRYIRGKIQILNHKLEELTRRGLPLEQQAEACDLSTELGPPSELDFTKNRTGNVRSQLPRFMRSTISSRTKTGMEHQTSLHSRRRRRPSSQRAGSVSFPVKNHSECNSDRSISRSTCAVELNRKTSMELDNVTVYSQDTSECDTKMVVTNRKSNKCKSTKVLKVDQWLTLHKDEGSISGSVPRNKWVSDIPLPEKKHRSNRVKKTHILCNDKVFKKQKKASSVVAVSQRVEDKPPTLKDLFAEESNSSFICPPQPTMCLSTGHQQDSLDGSLIEYGQGGSLSPPDSCCDGSVHFIDNEDEFYGTPMVEVVEDTEHRPNSSMMKISSYLLSPDDSISNSQEIFGVSAQALEPEQYHKQVMATEVNGKEDMDASSQSSPQEMRLNLCRPKSQRRLFIDDLKQKDPRMMTLIKSQEISKNQGACCLVKQKVEKSWAIALLGLGFLDLGFNHDFFYGLIR, encoded by the exons ATGGGA aaatcaattcagaatcTGGGGGAAACCATTCATTCACTGCTGGGATTTAAGTCACATCTAACTTCAACTTGGGTGAAGTCAGTTTGTGAGATAGTAAAGAAATTACCAAGTGGGAACGAAAAGGATGATGAATCAGCTGCAAAAGAAATTTCCAAGATAAAAg AAGAAATGGCTGCCTTAACCCACTGCATAAACCAATCGAACATACAGAGGGGGCAGTTGTTGCATGATTTGTTGGACTTGAAAG GGAACATCCGTGTATTTTGCCGAGTGCGACCATTCACGTTGGAGGAAAGTATAGGAGGAGGTATAGGAGGTATAGGAGCTGTAGTAGCTTTGGATACAAGTAACCTCCTTTTAAAACTTGGTGATAACAAAACTAAAAGATACACATTTGACAATGTGTTCCAGGGTTCATCCCAAG ATGGAATTTTCTCTAAAGTTGAACCAGTCATCAAGTCAGTCCTCGACGGTTACAATGCCAGCATTTTTGCTTACGGTCAAACAGGAACCGGGAAAACCTTCACAATG GAAGGTACTTTGGATTCCCCAGGAATAGTGCCACGGACGATCGAGACTTTGTTCAAGCAAGCACTGGATAGTAACCATACTTTCCTTATCACTTTCAGTATGCTTGAGATTTATTTAGGAAATCTCAAAGACTTGCTTGTACCGCAAGCTACCAGGGCAACAGATCCTTTGCCACCATG CCTGTCAATTCAAACAGATCCAAAGGGAGGAATTGGAATTGAGAACCTGGTTTCCATCCAAGTTAGCGACTTCAACCAAGCTTTGAAGCTGTATAGATTAGGATGCCAACTCAGGTCAACTGCTTCAACAAATTCAAACACAACTTCAAGTAGATCCCACTG CATGATTCGCATTTCGATGACTTGCTTCGATGCTCCTGAGAGGCGACGAGAAACGAATAAAATATGGTTAGTTGACCTTGGAGGAAGTGAGCGAGTGGTGAAGACCAAGGCATGGGGGAGAAGACTTGATGAAGGAAAAGCCATCAATTTGTCTCTTTCTGCTCTTGGAGATGTAATACATGCTCTTCAAAGGAAAAAAAGCCACATACCATACAG GAACAGCAAGCTGACACAAGTTCTTAAAGATTCCCTAG GTGAAGATTCAAAAACACTGATGCTAGTACATGTGAGTCCCAAAGAAGAAGATCTTTGTGAAACAATATGTTCATTAAATTTTGCAGCAAGGGTGAAAAGTGTTCAATTGGGGCATGAGGAGTCCAAT GAAGTAAGAAACCAGAGGGAAGCTGCTATGAAAAACCTGCATCAAAcgattaaaaagattgaagatgAACGACGATATATTAGAGGAAAGATCCAAATTTTGAACCACAAATTAGAAGAACTGACAAGGAGAGGTCTACCTTTGGAACAGCAAGCAGAGGCTTGTGATTTATCAACTGAACTAGGGCCACCTTCCGAGCTTGACTTTACCAAGAACAGGACTGGAAATGTCAGATCACAGCTGCCTAGATTTATGAGATCAACTATTAGCAGTAGAACAAAAACTGGGATGGAGCATCAAACTTCACTTCATTCAAGGAGAAGGAGAAGACCATCATCTCAGCGAGCCGGGTCAGTGAGTTTCCCAGTGAAGAATCATTCAGAGTGCAACTCTGACCGTAGCATTTCAAGATCTACATGTGCAGTGGAATTGAACAGGAAAACTAGTATGGAATTAGATAATGTCACAGTCTACAGCCAAGACACATCTGAATGTGATACAAAAATGGTTGTCACAAATAGAAAATCAAACAAATGCAAGTCCACTAAAGTTTTAAAGGTTGATCAATGGCTTACCTTGCATAAGGATGAAGGTAGCATTAGTGGTTCTGTTCCAAGGAATAAATGGGTTTCAGACATTCCTCTCCCGGAGAAGAAACATAGGTCAAATAGAGTGAAAAAGACACATATATTATGCAATGACAAGGTATTTAAAAAGCAGAAGAAAGCTTCTTCGGTGGTAGCTGTTTCTCAAAGGGTGGAAGACAAACCACCAACACTAAAGGATTTATTTGCTGAGGAATCTAATTCTAGTTTCATTTGTCCACCTCAACCAACAATGTGCCTGTCAACAGGTCACCAACAAGACTCACTTGATGGCTCTTTGATAGAGTACGGTCAAGGTGGCAGTCTTTCTCCACCTGATTCTTGCTGCGATGGATCAGTACACTTCATTGATAATGAAGATGAATTCTATGGAACACCCATGGTTGAAGTAGTAGAAGACACTGAACACCGCCCCAACAGTTCCATGATGAAAATTAGCAGTTATCTGCTTTCTCCGGATGATAGCATCAGCAACTCACAAGAAATTTTTGGTGTTTCGGCCCAAGCATTGGAGCCGGAACAGTACCACAAACAAGTGATGGCAACTGAAGTAAACGGAAAGGAAGACATGGATGCCTCTTCTCAATCCTCACCACAAGAGATGAGACTAAATCTGTGCAGACCGAAATCTCAAAGAAGATTGTTTATAGACGACCTAAAACAAAAAGACCCGAGGATGATGACCCTCATAAAATCACAAGAGATTTCAAAAAACCAAG GAGCATGTTGTTTGGTTAAACAGAAAGTTGAGAAATCATGGGCCATTGCACTTCTAGGATTGGGATTCCTCGACTTGGGGTTCAATCATGACTTCTTCTATGGTCTAATACGTTGA
- the LOC105790918 gene encoding kinesin-like protein KIN-14T isoform X3, with protein sequence MSSKKSIQNLGETIHSLLGFKSHLTSTWVKSVCEIVKKLPSGNEKDDESAAKEISKIKEEMAALTHCINQSNIQRGQLLHDLLDLKGNIRVFCRVRPFTLEESIGGGIGGIGAVVALDTSNLLLKLGDNKTKRYTFDNVFQGSSQDGIFSKVEPVIKSVLDGYNASIFAYGQTGTGKTFTMEGTLDSPGIVPRTIETLFKQALDSNHTFLITFSMLEIYLGNLKDLLVPQATRATDPLPPCLSIQTDPKGGIGIENLVSIQVSDFNQALKLYRLGCQLRSTASTNSNTTSSRSHCMIRISMTCFDAPERRRETNKIWLVDLGGSERVVKTKAWGRRLDEGKAINLSLSALGDVIHALQRKKSHIPYRNSKLTQVLKDSLGEDSKTLMLVHVSPKEEDLCETICSLNFAARVKSVQLGHEESNEVRNQREAAMKNLHQTIKKIEDERRYIRGKIQILNHKLEELTRRGLPLEQQAEACDLSTELGPPSELDFTKNRTGNVRSQLPRFMRSTISSRTKTGMEHQTSLHSRRRRRPSSQRAGSVSFPVKNHSECNSDRSISRSTCAVELNRKTSMELDNVTVYSQDTSECDTKMVVTNRKSNKCKSTKVLKVDQWLTLHKDEGSISGSVPRNKWVSDIPLPEKKHRSNRVKKTHILCNDKVFKKQKKASSVVAVSQRVEDKPPTLKDLFAEESNSSFICPPQPTMCLSTGHQQDSLDGSLIEYGQGGSLSPPDSCCDGSVHFIDNEDEFYGTPMVEVVEDTEHRPNSSMMKISSYLLSPDDSISNSQEIFGVSAQALEPEQYHKQVMATEVNGKEDMDASSQSSPQEMRLNLCRPKSQRRLFIDDLKQKDPRMMTLIKSQEISKNQES encoded by the exons ATGAGttcaaagaaatcaattcagaatcTGGGGGAAACCATTCATTCACTGCTGGGATTTAAGTCACATCTAACTTCAACTTGGGTGAAGTCAGTTTGTGAGATAGTAAAGAAATTACCAAGTGGGAACGAAAAGGATGATGAATCAGCTGCAAAAGAAATTTCCAAGATAAAAg AAGAAATGGCTGCCTTAACCCACTGCATAAACCAATCGAACATACAGAGGGGGCAGTTGTTGCATGATTTGTTGGACTTGAAAG GGAACATCCGTGTATTTTGCCGAGTGCGACCATTCACGTTGGAGGAAAGTATAGGAGGAGGTATAGGAGGTATAGGAGCTGTAGTAGCTTTGGATACAAGTAACCTCCTTTTAAAACTTGGTGATAACAAAACTAAAAGATACACATTTGACAATGTGTTCCAGGGTTCATCCCAAG ATGGAATTTTCTCTAAAGTTGAACCAGTCATCAAGTCAGTCCTCGACGGTTACAATGCCAGCATTTTTGCTTACGGTCAAACAGGAACCGGGAAAACCTTCACAATG GAAGGTACTTTGGATTCCCCAGGAATAGTGCCACGGACGATCGAGACTTTGTTCAAGCAAGCACTGGATAGTAACCATACTTTCCTTATCACTTTCAGTATGCTTGAGATTTATTTAGGAAATCTCAAAGACTTGCTTGTACCGCAAGCTACCAGGGCAACAGATCCTTTGCCACCATG CCTGTCAATTCAAACAGATCCAAAGGGAGGAATTGGAATTGAGAACCTGGTTTCCATCCAAGTTAGCGACTTCAACCAAGCTTTGAAGCTGTATAGATTAGGATGCCAACTCAGGTCAACTGCTTCAACAAATTCAAACACAACTTCAAGTAGATCCCACTG CATGATTCGCATTTCGATGACTTGCTTCGATGCTCCTGAGAGGCGACGAGAAACGAATAAAATATGGTTAGTTGACCTTGGAGGAAGTGAGCGAGTGGTGAAGACCAAGGCATGGGGGAGAAGACTTGATGAAGGAAAAGCCATCAATTTGTCTCTTTCTGCTCTTGGAGATGTAATACATGCTCTTCAAAGGAAAAAAAGCCACATACCATACAG GAACAGCAAGCTGACACAAGTTCTTAAAGATTCCCTAG GTGAAGATTCAAAAACACTGATGCTAGTACATGTGAGTCCCAAAGAAGAAGATCTTTGTGAAACAATATGTTCATTAAATTTTGCAGCAAGGGTGAAAAGTGTTCAATTGGGGCATGAGGAGTCCAAT GAAGTAAGAAACCAGAGGGAAGCTGCTATGAAAAACCTGCATCAAAcgattaaaaagattgaagatgAACGACGATATATTAGAGGAAAGATCCAAATTTTGAACCACAAATTAGAAGAACTGACAAGGAGAGGTCTACCTTTGGAACAGCAAGCAGAGGCTTGTGATTTATCAACTGAACTAGGGCCACCTTCCGAGCTTGACTTTACCAAGAACAGGACTGGAAATGTCAGATCACAGCTGCCTAGATTTATGAGATCAACTATTAGCAGTAGAACAAAAACTGGGATGGAGCATCAAACTTCACTTCATTCAAGGAGAAGGAGAAGACCATCATCTCAGCGAGCCGGGTCAGTGAGTTTCCCAGTGAAGAATCATTCAGAGTGCAACTCTGACCGTAGCATTTCAAGATCTACATGTGCAGTGGAATTGAACAGGAAAACTAGTATGGAATTAGATAATGTCACAGTCTACAGCCAAGACACATCTGAATGTGATACAAAAATGGTTGTCACAAATAGAAAATCAAACAAATGCAAGTCCACTAAAGTTTTAAAGGTTGATCAATGGCTTACCTTGCATAAGGATGAAGGTAGCATTAGTGGTTCTGTTCCAAGGAATAAATGGGTTTCAGACATTCCTCTCCCGGAGAAGAAACATAGGTCAAATAGAGTGAAAAAGACACATATATTATGCAATGACAAGGTATTTAAAAAGCAGAAGAAAGCTTCTTCGGTGGTAGCTGTTTCTCAAAGGGTGGAAGACAAACCACCAACACTAAAGGATTTATTTGCTGAGGAATCTAATTCTAGTTTCATTTGTCCACCTCAACCAACAATGTGCCTGTCAACAGGTCACCAACAAGACTCACTTGATGGCTCTTTGATAGAGTACGGTCAAGGTGGCAGTCTTTCTCCACCTGATTCTTGCTGCGATGGATCAGTACACTTCATTGATAATGAAGATGAATTCTATGGAACACCCATGGTTGAAGTAGTAGAAGACACTGAACACCGCCCCAACAGTTCCATGATGAAAATTAGCAGTTATCTGCTTTCTCCGGATGATAGCATCAGCAACTCACAAGAAATTTTTGGTGTTTCGGCCCAAGCATTGGAGCCGGAACAGTACCACAAACAAGTGATGGCAACTGAAGTAAACGGAAAGGAAGACATGGATGCCTCTTCTCAATCCTCACCACAAGAGATGAGACTAAATCTGTGCAGACCGAAATCTCAAAGAAGATTGTTTATAGACGACCTAAAACAAAAAGACCCGAGGATGATGACCCTCATAAAATCACAAGAGATTTCAAAAAACCAAG AAAGTTGA
- the LOC105790918 gene encoding kinesin-like protein KIN-14T isoform X1, with protein sequence MSSKKSIQNLGETIHSLLGFKSHLTSTWVKSVCEIVKKLPSGNEKDDESAAKEISKIKEEMAALTHCINQSNIQRGQLLHDLLDLKGNIRVFCRVRPFTLEESIGGGIGGIGAVVALDTSNLLLKLGDNKTKRYTFDNVFQGSSQDGIFSKVEPVIKSVLDGYNASIFAYGQTGTGKTFTMEGTLDSPGIVPRTIETLFKQALDSNHTFLITFSMLEIYLGNLKDLLVPQATRATDPLPPCLSIQTDPKGGIGIENLVSIQVSDFNQALKLYRLGCQLRSTASTNSNTTSSRSHCMIRISMTCFDAPERRRETNKIWLVDLGGSERVVKTKAWGRRLDEGKAINLSLSALGDVIHALQRKKSHIPYRNSKLTQVLKDSLGEDSKTLMLVHVSPKEEDLCETICSLNFAARVKSVQLGHEESNEVRNQREAAMKNLHQTIKKIEDERRYIRGKIQILNHKLEELTRRGLPLEQQAEACDLSTELGPPSELDFTKNRTGNVRSQLPRFMRSTISSRTKTGMEHQTSLHSRRRRRPSSQRAGSVSFPVKNHSECNSDRSISRSTCAVELNRKTSMELDNVTVYSQDTSECDTKMVVTNRKSNKCKSTKVLKVDQWLTLHKDEGSISGSVPRNKWVSDIPLPEKKHRSNRVKKTHILCNDKVFKKQKKASSVVAVSQRVEDKPPTLKDLFAEESNSSFICPPQPTMCLSTGHQQDSLDGSLIEYGQGGSLSPPDSCCDGSVHFIDNEDEFYGTPMVEVVEDTEHRPNSSMMKISSYLLSPDDSISNSQEIFGVSAQALEPEQYHKQVMATEVNGKEDMDASSQSSPQEMRLNLCRPKSQRRLFIDDLKQKDPRMMTLIKSQEISKNQGACCLVKQKVEKSWAIALLGLGFLDLGFNHDFFYGLIR encoded by the exons ATGAGttcaaagaaatcaattcagaatcTGGGGGAAACCATTCATTCACTGCTGGGATTTAAGTCACATCTAACTTCAACTTGGGTGAAGTCAGTTTGTGAGATAGTAAAGAAATTACCAAGTGGGAACGAAAAGGATGATGAATCAGCTGCAAAAGAAATTTCCAAGATAAAAg AAGAAATGGCTGCCTTAACCCACTGCATAAACCAATCGAACATACAGAGGGGGCAGTTGTTGCATGATTTGTTGGACTTGAAAG GGAACATCCGTGTATTTTGCCGAGTGCGACCATTCACGTTGGAGGAAAGTATAGGAGGAGGTATAGGAGGTATAGGAGCTGTAGTAGCTTTGGATACAAGTAACCTCCTTTTAAAACTTGGTGATAACAAAACTAAAAGATACACATTTGACAATGTGTTCCAGGGTTCATCCCAAG ATGGAATTTTCTCTAAAGTTGAACCAGTCATCAAGTCAGTCCTCGACGGTTACAATGCCAGCATTTTTGCTTACGGTCAAACAGGAACCGGGAAAACCTTCACAATG GAAGGTACTTTGGATTCCCCAGGAATAGTGCCACGGACGATCGAGACTTTGTTCAAGCAAGCACTGGATAGTAACCATACTTTCCTTATCACTTTCAGTATGCTTGAGATTTATTTAGGAAATCTCAAAGACTTGCTTGTACCGCAAGCTACCAGGGCAACAGATCCTTTGCCACCATG CCTGTCAATTCAAACAGATCCAAAGGGAGGAATTGGAATTGAGAACCTGGTTTCCATCCAAGTTAGCGACTTCAACCAAGCTTTGAAGCTGTATAGATTAGGATGCCAACTCAGGTCAACTGCTTCAACAAATTCAAACACAACTTCAAGTAGATCCCACTG CATGATTCGCATTTCGATGACTTGCTTCGATGCTCCTGAGAGGCGACGAGAAACGAATAAAATATGGTTAGTTGACCTTGGAGGAAGTGAGCGAGTGGTGAAGACCAAGGCATGGGGGAGAAGACTTGATGAAGGAAAAGCCATCAATTTGTCTCTTTCTGCTCTTGGAGATGTAATACATGCTCTTCAAAGGAAAAAAAGCCACATACCATACAG GAACAGCAAGCTGACACAAGTTCTTAAAGATTCCCTAG GTGAAGATTCAAAAACACTGATGCTAGTACATGTGAGTCCCAAAGAAGAAGATCTTTGTGAAACAATATGTTCATTAAATTTTGCAGCAAGGGTGAAAAGTGTTCAATTGGGGCATGAGGAGTCCAAT GAAGTAAGAAACCAGAGGGAAGCTGCTATGAAAAACCTGCATCAAAcgattaaaaagattgaagatgAACGACGATATATTAGAGGAAAGATCCAAATTTTGAACCACAAATTAGAAGAACTGACAAGGAGAGGTCTACCTTTGGAACAGCAAGCAGAGGCTTGTGATTTATCAACTGAACTAGGGCCACCTTCCGAGCTTGACTTTACCAAGAACAGGACTGGAAATGTCAGATCACAGCTGCCTAGATTTATGAGATCAACTATTAGCAGTAGAACAAAAACTGGGATGGAGCATCAAACTTCACTTCATTCAAGGAGAAGGAGAAGACCATCATCTCAGCGAGCCGGGTCAGTGAGTTTCCCAGTGAAGAATCATTCAGAGTGCAACTCTGACCGTAGCATTTCAAGATCTACATGTGCAGTGGAATTGAACAGGAAAACTAGTATGGAATTAGATAATGTCACAGTCTACAGCCAAGACACATCTGAATGTGATACAAAAATGGTTGTCACAAATAGAAAATCAAACAAATGCAAGTCCACTAAAGTTTTAAAGGTTGATCAATGGCTTACCTTGCATAAGGATGAAGGTAGCATTAGTGGTTCTGTTCCAAGGAATAAATGGGTTTCAGACATTCCTCTCCCGGAGAAGAAACATAGGTCAAATAGAGTGAAAAAGACACATATATTATGCAATGACAAGGTATTTAAAAAGCAGAAGAAAGCTTCTTCGGTGGTAGCTGTTTCTCAAAGGGTGGAAGACAAACCACCAACACTAAAGGATTTATTTGCTGAGGAATCTAATTCTAGTTTCATTTGTCCACCTCAACCAACAATGTGCCTGTCAACAGGTCACCAACAAGACTCACTTGATGGCTCTTTGATAGAGTACGGTCAAGGTGGCAGTCTTTCTCCACCTGATTCTTGCTGCGATGGATCAGTACACTTCATTGATAATGAAGATGAATTCTATGGAACACCCATGGTTGAAGTAGTAGAAGACACTGAACACCGCCCCAACAGTTCCATGATGAAAATTAGCAGTTATCTGCTTTCTCCGGATGATAGCATCAGCAACTCACAAGAAATTTTTGGTGTTTCGGCCCAAGCATTGGAGCCGGAACAGTACCACAAACAAGTGATGGCAACTGAAGTAAACGGAAAGGAAGACATGGATGCCTCTTCTCAATCCTCACCACAAGAGATGAGACTAAATCTGTGCAGACCGAAATCTCAAAGAAGATTGTTTATAGACGACCTAAAACAAAAAGACCCGAGGATGATGACCCTCATAAAATCACAAGAGATTTCAAAAAACCAAG GAGCATGTTGTTTGGTTAAACAGAAAGTTGAGAAATCATGGGCCATTGCACTTCTAGGATTGGGATTCCTCGACTTGGGGTTCAATCATGACTTCTTCTATGGTCTAATACGTTGA